The Nitratidesulfovibrio sp. genome has a window encoding:
- a CDS encoding CidA/LrgA family protein, whose protein sequence is MSVRKLSLSLRLAARRSRLIQCLFLAALWLAGEAVARYAHLPVPGGVVGLVLVLLLLASGRVNVVDLQRGARWLMAEMLLFFVPAVLAVLDHREFLSLLGLKLLAVVLLGTLTVMGGTALVVDACCRLQFRGAGHASAGLAHTCATLSGSARHPS, encoded by the coding sequence ATGTCCGTTCGCAAGCTTTCCCTTTCCCTGCGGCTGGCCGCCCGCCGCAGCCGCCTGATCCAGTGTCTGTTCCTCGCCGCCCTGTGGCTGGCGGGCGAAGCCGTGGCCCGATACGCCCATCTGCCCGTGCCCGGCGGGGTGGTGGGCCTTGTGCTGGTGTTGCTGCTGCTGGCCTCTGGCAGGGTGAACGTGGTGGACCTGCAACGCGGCGCCCGGTGGCTGATGGCCGAAATGCTGCTGTTCTTCGTGCCCGCCGTGCTGGCGGTGCTGGATCACCGGGAATTCCTGAGTCTGCTGGGGCTCAAGCTGCTGGCCGTGGTGCTGCTGGGCACGCTGACGGTCATGGGCGGCACGGCGCTGGTGGTGGACGCCTGCTGCCGGTTGCAATTCCGTGGCGCCGGTCACGCTTCTGCCGGTCTGGCC